The following is a genomic window from Plectropomus leopardus isolate mb chromosome 3, YSFRI_Pleo_2.0, whole genome shotgun sequence.
TGCTCAAACCTGTCCTCGTCTTCGCCTTCGCCATCGCGGCGGCGCTGACGGGTCTGACTCAGATCACGCAGCACCGCAGCCACCCCATCGACGTGTACGTGGGCTTCCTCATCGGAGCCTTCATCGCCGCCTACTTGGTGAGCCCACCGCCGGTCACATGACAGGAGACACGCCCATCACACGTCCACCTGTTGTCATGGACACCTCTGTGTCTTCCTGTTACCATGACGACTGCACCACTCTAAGACtaccacagagacaaacaggaaGTCTCAATCAGCAGCCGTCCTCCACGAGACACAACacgtctctgtctgtcctcactctgtctgtcctgtctgtctgtctgtcctcactctgtctctgtgtcctcactCTGtatgtcctctgtctgtcctcactcTGTATGcctttgtctgtctctatgtccTCACTCTGTAtgtcctgtctgtcctcacTCTGTCTCTATGTCCTCACTCTGTatgcctctgtctgtctgtctgtcctcactcTGTCTCTATGTCCTCACTCGTCCTCATGTTCGTATTGAGTGACATCATTCTATGATGTCATCTGTCCTCACTGTCTGTCTTCTGATTGGCTTCCAGAGTTCTTGTCTGAAATCAGGGAAATGATGTCATCGACGACATCACTAAATAGAGCTGAAGCTGAAAGTTGAAGTttagttttcttcttcttcttcttcttcttcttcaggcTCTTCACGCTGTGGCCAACTTCAAGTCCTCTGATGACATCACTCCGGCCCCGCCTCCCCCGCCACCAAAGGAGGACCCTCTGCGAGCACTGACCGAGCGGGGACACGAGTCAGTCTACAACAAGGGTCCCGCCTCCGCCTCGGAGAGCAATGATGAGATTGCACCAGCTCCGGCCCCCATGGACCGGCTGGAGGGCCTGGGGCCCCTGCAGCGGGAGAAGAGCTCCATAGGGAGCCTGAAGAGGGCGAGCGTGGATGTGGAGCTGCTGGCGCCGCGCAGCCCGATGGGCAAGGAGACCATGCTGACCTTCAGCAACACGCTGCCCAGGGCCAGCATGAACATAAACGGGGTGCTGGGGGCCAACCCAGGGCCCGAGGACCCGGTGCAGCCCGTGCAGCCGGTGCAGCCCATGCAGCGGCGGCTGAAGGCGGTGCAGGTGCCTGTGGACCCGATGCGCTCGCAGCAGCTGGTGTCGGAGTGGAAGCAGAAGTCGATGGAGATGCGGGGCTTGAGCGTGCGGGACGAGGCGGATCAAGACGCCAGCGAGGATGGCTCCGAGGTGGGCTCCATGGGGACGGATGAGGGGGGGTCTCAGGCCCCTCTCTTCCAGCCCGTGGTGCAGTCTGCAAGGGCGTCATCCAGTCGTAACCCCACTCCACCTCCAGGGTGCGCCAAAGCTGTGGCGACTCCCAGACCGCCACAGATGCCCGAAGCCGGGCCTCCGCCGGTGTCCCCGAAGAGTGCGCTGACCCGCGCTAAGTGGCTTGCCATCCGAGAGAAGACAACTGGGGAAGGGTCGGGCCGCAGCACCACCAACCAGCCACGACTCATGCAGGTTATTGCCATGTCGAAGCAGCAGGggctcctcccctcctcctcctcagctgagagGTCCTCTGAGACCACCTCCACCTGCTCCGGCACCTCCTCTACCACCAACTCCCCACACTACCACCCCTCTGAGCCACAGCGGGAGGTGCCCGGCATAATCACCGTGGACGCCCACGCCCCCCACCATCCTGTCGTCCAAGACCCGCCTCATCCTCAAGCCCCACCCCTAGTAGGTAACAGTAACCCCTGGGAGTGGGCGGGCGCGTCCAGTGGTGGCGACCCGCGAGACACCTATGACCTCAACAGCCTGACCCGCGGAGACTCCGCCGCCCGTGGCAGCAGCTTCCGGCCGCATCGATCTGCCTCGCCGTGCACCGCGGTCGACCACAACCCAGCCCCACCCCCTCAGCACCTGCAGGCAGAGCTGTCGGCAGACGCTCAGCGCAGGGAGATGGCCATGAGACGCAAGACGGCGCTGGTTCTATTGGATCGAGAGATCCGAAACCAGACTGAACAGGAGAACTATTACAAGAGTCTGCAGGGACGCAGGTTCAAGGACTAACCCCgacccttcaaaataaaagccttatTCTCAAACTGCTCTCTGACAGCACAAACCTGGACGGCTCCGAGGACCAAGTCACTATGCACCCACTGG
Proteins encoded in this region:
- the plppr3b gene encoding phospholipid phosphatase-related protein type 3, which encodes MSDTSLAHRSATALRSICRSTSLPQHKSAAAQFCRSTRLPQHKSAAAQVSCSTILPLHTSAAAQVCRYTSLPQHKSAAAQVCRKQVSRRTSLPQNNSGAAQLPIVASSMVSLYFLELTDMVQPAQVGFRCHDRELSMPYVDGGEELIPLLMLLSLAFAGPAASIMLVEGLIYCLQSRLKLRRPEGSINAGGCNFNSFLRRTVRFVGVHVFGLCATALLTDIIQLSTGYHAPFFLTVCKPNYTLAGVSCNTNAYITKDICSGHDQHAIMAARKTFPSQHATLSAFAAVYVSMYFNSTISDSTKLLKPVLVFAFAIAAALTGLTQITQHRSHPIDVYVGFLIGAFIAAYLALHAVANFKSSDDITPAPPPPPPKEDPLRALTERGHESVYNKGPASASESNDEIAPAPAPMDRLEGLGPLQREKSSIGSLKRASVDVELLAPRSPMGKETMLTFSNTLPRASMNINGVLGANPGPEDPVQPVQPVQPMQRRLKAVQVPVDPMRSQQLVSEWKQKSMEMRGLSVRDEADQDASEDGSEVGSMGTDEGGSQAPLFQPVVQSARASSSRNPTPPPGCAKAVATPRPPQMPEAGPPPVSPKSALTRAKWLAIREKTTGEGSGRSTTNQPRLMQVIAMSKQQGLLPSSSSAERSSETTSTCSGTSSTTNSPHYHPSEPQREVPGIITVDAHAPHHPVVQDPPHPQAPPLVGNSNPWEWAGASSGGDPRDTYDLNSLTRGDSAARGSSFRPHRSASPCTAVDHNPAPPPQHLQAELSADAQRREMAMRRKTALVLLDREIRNQTEQENYYKSLQGRRFKD